The nucleotide sequence TAAAAAATATCTCGAACTGCACGTACATTTTAAAGACAACCCGGATAGAAAGGATTTTATAAGATTTGTGATTTACAAAAACAGCGAAAAACTTGACGGGATTTTCCTTTACGATGACAGATTAACTAACGGAAATAATATTGATTTTTTCTTCTTTAATTTTAACGATGAAGAATTTAATTCAGGAGATAAAATTTTAGTGGAATTAAATACAATTGATCAAAAATCACATACATATTTTAAAACTTTAAGAAATGCCAGAGCAAATTCTCGAAGCGGACCTTTTGGGTCAGCCGCTCCAGCAAATCCGGAAACAAACTGGAATAACAACGCGTTCGGTTATTTTTCAGCATTTGCTTATTATTCCAAAGAGATTATACTTCAATAAATTTTGAAAATAATTCAATAAAAAGACATAAAACTCTTGCTTTTTATTGCCAATCTGTTTAATTATTACGTAGAAACAATTTCTTATTCTCCATTTTGAATAAATACTAAGTAGGAGATGAGACGATGAAAACATTAAAAAAACAAATCGTAAATCAATCAAGAAGTATTTCCGCAATAATACTTTCAATTTTGAGTTTTACTATTTTCAATTGTTCAAGTACAGCTGATTTAAGAGTTTCAGAATTTAAATTCAACTATAACGGTGAAAATTACCTATTAAGATCAGCTTATTGCCCAAAAAATCCGCGTTCCTGTAATCAAATTATAGGTCCAAATTTTATTGCATCCGACATGAATCAAGATAGGATAATTGATGAAGTTATAAACGGCAATATTGAAATCTCTAAAGCTCAAGCCATTTATGATTATTGTCTTGATGTTCTGGCAAAGCAGGGAAAAGTCAATGAAATTGATATGGGCAATAAAACTTTTAGTTTTAGCGAGGGAAACAGATCATATGAAATAAAGAGTTTTTCTTCGGTAAAAGGAAACAACTTTAATCAATTTTCCATTAAAGATAATTTTCACTCAGGTATCGGCGAGATCTCCGTATTTATTGATGATAATTCCGATGGAACGCTGGATGAGACATTAAAAGGTAAAGTTGCAATTTCTGAAGCTCAAAATAAATATTCAATGGCAATTGAAAAAGGATTATCTGCTCACAATTTATCTAAAGTTAACGGATATATTTTAACAAAATAGCATTATAATAATTTTCCTTTTGATTTTTGTAATTTTTCAATATATTAACGTTGTTAATAATTTTAACATGGATAATATATTGAACTATGACAACTGAAAACAAAAAAATTCAAGAAGAAAGAATGAAGGGATACTTCATTGATTCTACAAAAAAAATATTAAAAGGTGAAGGATTAAAGGCAGTAAATGTTAGAAATATTGCTCGTGAAGCCGGTTATTCATACGCTACTTTATATAATTATTTTAAAGATATAAAAGATCTTGTTTTTGAATGTATAAAAGATTTCCAATCGGAATGCCAGGAAATAGTTAATTCTGAAACGGAAAATAGCGCACGCGGAATTGAAAAAATTAAAATGGTTACAAGGTCTTATATCAAATACTTTATTCAGTACCCCGGAATATTTGAATTGTTTTATTTAGAAAAAACGGGAGATTTGGGTCATAAAAAACCTACTTTAACAATGATTTATAATTTTCTTGATGTGCTTTATGGAGATGAGTGGAATTACTGCGTTGAAAATAATATTTTCTCAAAAGAATCCATTGAAACTAAAAGTAATATATTGAAAAATTTTTCTGTCGGAATGCTCTTATTTTATTTAAACAGATACAGTCCGGCAGATTATTCCAAATTTATTGAGCTTTCAAATAAGCAAATTGATTACATTCTTTTATAATTACTTTTTAATCGATTTTGGGATGCATCTGATGAAAATCCGTTGCATCTTGAAATTTTTTAGCCACTGAAATAATTGTACCTTCATCAAATAATTTCCCAATAAAAGTAATGCTTGTTGGAGTTCCTTTTTCAGAAAATCCATTTGGGACAACCACACATGGATGTCCGCTTAAATTTGTGAGAAGCGAGCTGTTCCCTTCATCCGAAGGAGCTAAAAATAAATCAACGTTATTCATTAGTTCCGCCATTTTTTGAATCAATAAAAATCTTACTCTGTTCGCGTTAATATATTCAACAGCGGGAATAAACCTGGCAGATCTAAATTCATTCGGCCATGCGTTTTTAATTTGCCTGACTAATAAATCATCTCTATTCGATCTTGTTAATTCATCAAACGCCGCAGCTGCTTCCGCGGAAAGTATAAATGAAATGTTTTCTACCGGAATATCAGGCAATTCAATAGGAATTAATTTTGATCCTAATTTTCTCAATGTATCAAGAGTTAAAGAATCATTTTTATGAAAAGCATATTGTTGATCAAAATCACTTTTTAAATAACCAATTTTTAAGTCTTTCAAATTTACTTTATGATCATAATTAAATGGAAAGTTATAAATTGTTTGATCTATTCCGTCTGATCCATAAATTGCATTAAATACAATTGCTAAATCTTCCGTATTTCTGCAAATTGGACCAATTTTATCCATCGACCAGCATAAAGCCATTGCACCTGTTCTGCTTACTCTTCCATAAGTTGGGCGTAATCCCGAAACTCCGCAAACAGTTGAGGGAGAAACAATTGAACCATACGTTTCAGTACCAATCGCGAATGGTACAAGTCCTGCCGAAGTTGCGGAAGCTGAACCAGCCGATGAGCCGCTTGAGCCGGCTGTTATATCCCATGGATTTTTTGTTTTTCCGCCAAACCAAACATCTCCCCAAGCTAAAGCTCCCATAGATAATTTTGCGACGAGAACCGCTCCAGCATCTTCCAGTTTTTTTATTACAGTTGCGTCTTCATCAATAACTTGATCTTTATAAGGTGAGGCTCCCCATGTAGTTTTGTATCCTTTAACCGCTAAAAGATCTTTTGCCCCGTAAGGAATTCCATGAAGCAATCCTCGGTATCTTCCATCCGCAATTTCTTTGTCGGCAATAGCTGCTTGTTTTAACGCTAAATCTTCTGTTAAAGTAATTATACATTTTAATATCGGATCATACTTTTTCAATCTTGCGATATAAAATTTTGTCAATTCTGTTGAAGTGATTTTTTTTGTCTTTATTAGATATGCCAATTGACCAATGCTGTAAAAAGCCAAATCATCTATGTTTTTTGGCATTACAGTTTTTGAATAATCTTCTAATTTAATTTTTTCTTGCTTTGCATTATTTACATATCCCACCGGAATGGGATTAAATAAAATTGCCGGCGGAATGTTATTTGGTAAATCTATTTTGTGAATTACATCATAACTTTTTATATAAAATTTAAGATTGTCTTGTGCGGAATCTCTTTCAGCGTCGGTAAAATTAAGATCTATTAATTTTTCAGCACTTTCAATATTTAGCTTAAATAAATTAACTGAATCTATTTGAGAAAAAATATTTACTGATAATGAAAATGCCAAAATCAAACTTGTTAAAATATTTTTCATAGTCTTCTCATTTTTTTTATAAAATAAAAACGTAATTGTTTAATAAGAATTTTTACAATTCTAATAAAAATAATTAATCAGCATCTTCGCAAAAATTAAAATTTAGATGTAACTTTTATTTTTAATACTCAGTCTAAAACTAAAAGAAATTACTTAAACAAATTGAGATCTATTTTAGTTAGTATTTATCATTAAAGCTAATTGAAGTTTTAAAATATTACGGAGAATAAAATGTATTTGCCAATTATCTATTTAATAATTTGCATACTTATTAATTGCGCAGCGTTCATTTTAGGATTGGGTTTTTTAGGTCAGATATTAGTTCTTATTATGGGATTGAATGTTTTTATTCTTCAAAAATTTATTCACAGAGATTTATTAAAAAATCTTGGATTTAGAAAATGCGGTTTGGTTAGTCTGGGAAAAGGATTTCTGCTGCCAATTTCAATTTTAGGATTTATCTCAATTATCAATATTTTTTCTGGATTTGTAAAAATTCAATCGTTAAGTGAAATTAAAAATCCTTTTAATAGCGGATTACCAATTTCATCGTTAAATGATTTACTAATTTTTTTATTAATAAATTTTTCAATCTTATTTATACTTGAATTTTTTACAGAAGAATTATTATTCCGCGGTTATTTACTTAACAGATTGTCAATTCGCATGGGCGAAATGAAAGGAATATTCATCAGTTCAATCATTTTTGGACTATGGCATTTGCCAATTTCAATCTGGTTAATTGGGTTTGATCCAATCAGAACATCAATTTACATTTTAAACATGTTTTTGCTTGGGTCTGTTTTTTCATCATTATTTTTAGAATCAAGAAGTTTAATTCCGGTAGCTATCTTTCATGCTTTGTGGAACACACTTGAATATAATTTGTATGGATTTGCAAATCAAACCGGACTCTTAACCGGAACTAACAGAATATTATTTGATCCTGAAGAAGGAATAATTGGAACGGCTGTGTTACTAATTTGGGCTGTAGTTTTATTTTCAAAAAAATTGGAACTTAAAAAAGGGATAACCCAACATGCAACGTAAACTAAATTGAAAGCAAATTTATATAGGTTCTTCATGACTTAAGCAGTGAAGTGTTCCAAGTCCCCAAACTAGATCTACTGCATGAATTCCTATGACTTTTCTTTCCGGGAAAAATTCTTTAATAATATTTAACGCGATTCTATCATTTGGATCATTAAATGTCGGGACTAATACCGCGTAATTAGAAATATAAAAATTCGCATAACTTGCGGGCAATCTCATTCCTTCAAAAATAATTGGTGAAGGCATTGGAAGCCTAACCACATTGGGTTTTGAGCCATCTTGCAATTTTACATCTTCAAGAATTTCCAAATTTTCTTTTAGATGCTTGTAATTTTCATCGTTCACATTTTCTTCATTGCAAATAAGTAAAGTGTTTTCATTTACAAATCTGCAAAGATCATCTACATGACCGTGTGTATCATCTCCGGCAATTCCTTTATTCAACCAAATTATATTTTTAATTCCCAAGTATTTTTTGAAAACTTCTTCATAATCTTTTTTAGTAAAACCCGGATTTCTAGTTTGAATGTTTTCATCAAGCAAACATTCTTCTGTTGTTAGCAAAGTTCCGTTTCCATTTACATCAATTGCGCCGCCCTCTAAAACCACATTTTTATTTTTATAAATTGCGGTAGTAATTTCAATACCTAGTTGTTTAGATAAAATATTTGGAATTTTTTTATCTAATTTATGATTTGAATATTTTGCCCAGCCGTTAAATGTAAACTGAACGGCTTTTGTTTTATTTCCGGTTTTTATAAATGCGGGTGAAGAATCTCTCATCCAGCCGCGGTCAGTTTTTGAAATAATAAAATCAATTTTATTCGATATGATCTCGGCTCTTGATAAATAATTCATTACTTTTTCTTTTTGCTCATTTGACTGAACAATTATTCTTACTATTTCACCGCGCGATAAATATTTTACAATTTCTGTATAAACCCAATGAATCGGCATAAATTTTCCCGGCCAATCCTCTTTTTGATGAGGCCAGCAAATAATTGTTGATTTATGTTCTTCCCATTCAGCCGGATATCTTATATTATTGCTCATAAAATTATTCGTCCAAAAATCTTTTTGTAATTCCATCGTAAGCATCAATTCTTCTATCACGAAGGAAAGGCCAATTTCTTCTAATTGTTTCAATATGATTTAGATCTATTTCAGCGAGTAAAATTTCCTCTTTATCTACTGAAGCCTGTGCTATAAAAACGCCCTGCGGATCACAAATAAAGGATGAGCCCCAGAAAATAATTCCATCTTGTTCCTTCACAGTTTGTTCAAATCCAATTCTATTCACGGACGCAACATAAACACCGTTTGCAATTGCGTGCGAGCGTT is from Ignavibacteriota bacterium and encodes:
- a CDS encoding TetR/AcrR family transcriptional regulator yields the protein MTTENKKIQEERMKGYFIDSTKKILKGEGLKAVNVRNIAREAGYSYATLYNYFKDIKDLVFECIKDFQSECQEIVNSETENSARGIEKIKMVTRSYIKYFIQYPGIFELFYLEKTGDLGHKKPTLTMIYNFLDVLYGDEWNYCVENNIFSKESIETKSNILKNFSVGMLLFYLNRYSPADYSKFIELSNKQIDYILL
- a CDS encoding amidase, translating into MKNILTSLILAFSLSVNIFSQIDSVNLFKLNIESAEKLIDLNFTDAERDSAQDNLKFYIKSYDVIHKIDLPNNIPPAILFNPIPVGYVNNAKQEKIKLEDYSKTVMPKNIDDLAFYSIGQLAYLIKTKKITSTELTKFYIARLKKYDPILKCIITLTEDLALKQAAIADKEIADGRYRGLLHGIPYGAKDLLAVKGYKTTWGASPYKDQVIDEDATVIKKLEDAGAVLVAKLSMGALAWGDVWFGGKTKNPWDITAGSSGSSAGSASATSAGLVPFAIGTETYGSIVSPSTVCGVSGLRPTYGRVSRTGAMALCWSMDKIGPICRNTEDLAIVFNAIYGSDGIDQTIYNFPFNYDHKVNLKDLKIGYLKSDFDQQYAFHKNDSLTLDTLRKLGSKLIPIELPDIPVENISFILSAEAAAAFDELTRSNRDDLLVRQIKNAWPNEFRSARFIPAVEYINANRVRFLLIQKMAELMNNVDLFLAPSDEGNSSLLTNLSGHPCVVVPNGFSEKGTPTSITFIGKLFDEGTIISVAKKFQDATDFHQMHPKID
- a CDS encoding CPBP family intramembrane metalloprotease, whose translation is MYLPIIYLIICILINCAAFILGLGFLGQILVLIMGLNVFILQKFIHRDLLKNLGFRKCGLVSLGKGFLLPISILGFISIINIFSGFVKIQSLSEIKNPFNSGLPISSLNDLLIFLLINFSILFILEFFTEELLFRGYLLNRLSIRMGEMKGIFISSIIFGLWHLPISIWLIGFDPIRTSIYILNMFLLGSVFSSLFLESRSLIPVAIFHALWNTLEYNLYGFANQTGLLTGTNRILFDPEEGIIGTAVLLIWAVVLFSKKLELKKGITQHAT
- a CDS encoding agmatine deiminase family protein — its product is MSNNIRYPAEWEEHKSTIICWPHQKEDWPGKFMPIHWVYTEIVKYLSRGEIVRIIVQSNEQKEKVMNYLSRAEIISNKIDFIISKTDRGWMRDSSPAFIKTGNKTKAVQFTFNGWAKYSNHKLDKKIPNILSKQLGIEITTAIYKNKNVVLEGGAIDVNGNGTLLTTEECLLDENIQTRNPGFTKKDYEEVFKKYLGIKNIIWLNKGIAGDDTHGHVDDLCRFVNENTLLICNEENVNDENYKHLKENLEILEDVKLQDGSKPNVVRLPMPSPIIFEGMRLPASYANFYISNYAVLVPTFNDPNDRIALNIIKEFFPERKVIGIHAVDLVWGLGTLHCLSHEEPI